Within the Prevotella scopos JCM 17725 genome, the region TTTATTCTTTATTCTTGCAGGTGTCCTAATTAGTTCATGGCTGCTTGTGTCAGAGATTCCTATGTTTGCATTAAAATTCAAGCATTGGGGCTTTAAGGGTAATGAGGTGAAGTACGTCTTCCTGTCAACCTGTATTCCGCTGATTCTTATCTTTGGTATCTCATCATTTGCGATTATCATTGCTTGGTATGTGATACTATCAGCTATCGTAAAACAATCTCCTACACAGAAGTAAGGAGTTTAATTCAAAGCTATGTCAATTATCGCTTTTATTCTAAAGTTTGCATTCTTCATCTTTATAGTGTTTTTAGCACTTATTTTATGGGTGGTTTACGTATTCTATAAGCAGATAACACGTGCACGTCGTCAGTTTAATCCTAATGGTAATCAATATCAAGAACCAAGCTCCAATGAGAATACGATTATTGATAATCGCTCAATGAAAGAACGTCATAAACAGATTATTCCAGATAGTGAGGGCGAGTATGTTGACTTCACAGAGGTTGAAGACACCGAATCATAATAAAGATGAACGTTAGATAAGATATAAAAATATAGGACAAATCCACTTGATTTGTCCTATATTTTTGTTTTTTCTCTTATATGGATACTCAATCATAATTGAATTAGAGTAACTAAATCTGCCCTTTTTACAAAGTTCTAAACTCACGAGATAACTCCCATCAATCATATACAAGAAAAAGATTGGAAAAGGTCTTCATCAATGAGTTGATTTCATTTTACCGAGTAATCCATAAACTTAATTTCCTGTCATTCCTGTTATTTTGATAGTCGATTAACGCTCTATGTCTCAGTGAGATGCGTGAAATGTTAAAAATGACAGCAACTTAAACTTCAACTAATCTTGCGTTTTAGGTGATAATTTCTTCCTTCTTTGAGAACTCTTTTTATTCCAAAGTTGTAACGTATGAAGAAATATCTCGCATCTGTACATGCGGGCGTAGCTACCACTCTTTTCCGTTAGCAACTTAGTTTACGAGTACCATCAGGTTGCTCATCAATGGTAACCTTGATAACATTCTCAGGAAGGATGTCTTCAATCAACTCTGGCCATTCAAGCAGACAGAGGTTGCCGCTATAGAAGTAGTCTTCATATCCCATGTCATATACCTCTTCCAATTTCTTGATACGGTAGAAGTCGAAATGATAGATTGGGTTTCCATTACCGTCAGTATATTCATTAATGATGGCGAAGGTCGGAGAGGTGATAACATCTTCCACTCCTAAGACCTCACAAAGCGCTTTGATGAAAGTAGTCTTTCCAGCACCCATCTTTCCGTAGAAAGCGAATACCTTTCCATCACCCATCCCCTTAACGAACTCTTTGGCTGCCTCGTGGATGGTTTCGAGGCTTTTGATTGCAATTTCCATATTGTCTTCTTTTTATTTTGATTTATGTGTCGGTGGTTGTGATTTGTTCGATTTTTTATAGACTCTTATAAGTCATAGAAAACTTTATAGACAGCCATGTTCGAACACTTCTTTATCAACCAAAACTTGTTTTGTTATTTCTTCTTTTCCTTATAAAGAAACTCTTCTGCAGTGTCTTCTTCAGTGTTTTTTGGGGGCTCAAGTCTCCTTTGTGAGCTTGAGGGGTTTTCTTTTACCTCTTTCTCGGACTGAGTGTCACTATCGGAACAATCATCTCCTCCATAGATATACCTCCATGCTGGAAAGTATCTTTATAGTAAGAGACGTAGTAGTTATAATTATTTGGATAGGCGAAGAACGAATCTCCAGTAGCAAAGACATAGCTTGTGCTAAGATTTGGTGCAGGCAATTGTGCCAGATGCGGATTTTTAATTGCGAACACCTGCCGTGCATCGTAGTTGAGGTTCTTTCCTAACTTATAGCGTAGATTAGTGTTCGTGTTTCGGTCACCGATAATCTTCACAGGATTGGTAGTACGGATAGAACCATGGTCAGTCGTAAGGATGACCTTATAGTCTGACTGTGCTAACTCTTTAAAGATATCTGCGAGAACGCTGTGCTGGAACCAACTGAGTGTGATAGATCGATATGCACTCTCGTTACTAGCTAACTCGCGAATCATTCTCATCTCGGTACGTGCATGAGAAAGCATGTCGATGAAGTTAACAACCAGGACATTGAGGTCGTTCTGTGAGAGATTATTATATTGTTGCATGAACTTATCAGCGCCAACGGAGTCGTTAATCTTATAATAAGAGAACTTGTCATGACGACGATAACGCTCAATCTGGGTTTGTATGAGCGGTTCTTCGTTGAGGTTTTTACCTTCTTCCTCGTCTTCATCTACCCATAGTTCTGGAAACATCGTTGCTATTTGCTTTGGCATTAGACCGCTAAAGATAGCGTTGCGAGCATATTGTGTGGCAGTCGGCAGAATACTCATGTAGAGGTCTTCTTCAATATCAAACATGTCACCAATCTCTTTTGAGAGGATTCGCCACTGATCAAGTCGGAAGTTGTCAATAACGATAAGAAAAACCTTTTCACCTTTGTCGATGAGTGGGAATACTTTGTTTTTGAAGATATCCGTGCTAAGCATTGGGCGATCCTCGTCGTTGTTAGTCTGCTGCTTCTTGTTTTGTCCAGCCAGTTTTGAGAAGCTATTGTTTATCTTGTTGTCTTGTGGTGCTACCCAGTTCAGATAATTCTTCGCAATGTATTTAGCAAAACCATTGTTGGCTTCTTCCTTCTGCATCTTTAGCATCTCAGTCATATTGCTATCTGCACTGCTTAGTTCCAGTTCCCAGTGTACTAGTTTACGATAGGCTTCCTTCCAATCATTGAAAGTGCGACAGTCGGCTATCTGCATTGCAATCTGTTGATAGTTCTGTTGGTAACCACTTTGTGTCACTTCAGTGACAATCTCCTTTTGGTGGATATTCTTCTTCAAAGTAAGGAGAATCTGATTAGGATTAACAGGCTTAATAAGGTAATCGGCAATCTTTGCACCGATAGCCTGATTCATAATATCTTCCTCCTCACTCTTCGTTACCATAACAATCGGTGTGGCTGGTTGAATCTCCTTAATACGTTGTAATGTCTCTAAGCCAGATAATCCTGGCATCTGTTCATCCAAAAGAACGAGGTCGAATGTTTGTGTTTGGCATTGGTCGATGGCATCTGCACCATTGCTAACCGTTACCACTTCGTATCCTTTTTTCTCAAGGAAGATAATGTGTGCCTTTAGCAACTCAATCTCATCATCTACCCAAAGTAACAATCCATTGCTCATAGCGAATTTCTCCTTTCCTTAAAAGCCTTCCAAATCGTAATATTCATCTTCGATATCGTTCTGGATAGGCTGGTTCTTTTTATTATTTTTGTTGTTTGTCTTGTTCTGTTGAGGAACGTCATCACCAAAGTAGATAATTGGACCATCATCCGATGCCTTCTTCTTTTGTATCGGTGTAGTCTGTGACTTCTGTGTAGAAGGCTGTTTCGGCTTTGCTGTAGTAGGCTTTGTAGGCCTGTCTGAAGGCATCGATTCTGTTGTCTTTGCTGGTGTTGTAGGCCTAACAGGAACTGCTGGTTTTGCCGTTTTGTTTGGGGTGATCGGCGTAGTTGTCTTATTCGGTGTAACAGGAGTAGCAGGTTTTGTAGGCTCTTCCTCTGGAATGAAATATGTACTGTTGTCGTCAAGTACAGACTTCTTTTCCTCCTTTATCGGCTTCTCTTCTTCTATCACTGGCTTATTCTCCGTCGTTGACTTCTTGCCTTCTGTTGAAGCTTTCTTTTTCTCTACAGGAATCTCAAAGATGTTGCTGTTTTGTTCAATTATCTTTTGTTCTGTTTTTGTTGACTTCATATCTTCATCAGGGAAGGTTATTGTATTGTCAACAGGCATGTCTTGTGTATCAGGGTATAGGTCTGGATCATTTGCATGCTTCTGTTCTATCTCTTGCTGTATGTCACGTTCGCGTGGGTTTGCAACTTCTGCAGGTTCACTAAGTAGGTATCTCTTTGTCACAACGATAGGGGCAAAATGCTTTGCATAGAAAGCCTCATAATCCTTGAAACTATATATTGTTCCAATCAATTTAAGGTTCTTGTCACTGATGATGACACCCTTTGTCCCCTTATCCGTCTGCTGTACAACCGTCTGTGAGGCAAATAGTTGACGTGCATATTGATAAGCCTCATCGAAGCTACGGAAACCCGATACTTGCATTAGATGCATCCCATTGAGGTCTTCTATCTCAATTTCAAAATTACGGACGAGGAAGTTTGTAAAGTTGAATCGTGCCAACTCAAATAGCAACTTGTTCTCTTTCAGAGAGTCGGGATGATAGACCAGCATGAACTTGAAATCTATGTCACGTTCTGAAGAAAGCTTAGCTTGTTGTATGCTATCGCTATCTTTCATTACGTTTGCACGATAGCTCCATATGTCGTCAAGGTCAAACTTACCTCCACGTAGCTTCTTTCCAGCTTGCACACCATTAACAATCATACCCGCCATCTCGCTTATACGACTGTTAGGATACTTCTGTACAACCTCTTTCATGTCATTGACACAACCCGTAGGATCGCCATTATTCAGTTTCCCTAAGCCTCCAATGAAGAGGAACTTATCCCTATTGGCACCCATTGGGAAGCGTGAATCAGAGATGCGAGTGTTAGCTGCGACCTCACCATATCGTCCTTGTTTGAAAGCTTCATAGGTTGCAGCATAGAGTGAATCCTCTATCTGTACGCCAAATCGAAGATTCTGCTTATAGTATGGATCGGTAAGAAGAGCTGTCCACTTGCTCTTAGGATACTTCTGACTTAGTTGTGTGACATAGTTCTCTGCAAGCTGTGGTTCGTTCTTACGCATGTAAAGAAGATAGAGATGATAATATACATCGTCCATCTGTTCGTAATCAGGATAGTTATCACTGACCCGTCGCAAAGCTTTTTCTGCTAGGCGAAGGTTGTCAAGTCTGTCCTTAAAGATAACACCAGAATGGTGTAGTCCGTCTTCAAGAATCTTGTTACTTTGCGCTAACTGTTCTGCAGTGAAAGGAATCTGTGACAGGTAATACTCACGTTTATGTGGGTCATTTTTAAGAGAATCCGTTGATTGTTTGATAGAATCCTGCTGTGCCTCAATACGCATGATAGAATCTCTTTGCTCGTTTGTGAGTTCAAATGGTCTATTTGCATTGCTTATTTTACCCACAACACTTTGATTGATTCGTTGCCAGTTATCAATATTCTCTCGTTTACCCCATAGTTGTTGGAAAGTAATCTTACCTTGCTGAACCGCTGTTGGATTATAGAAATACCATGTATTGTCTTGCCCTTGTCTGTTATTTACAGATTTAGGCATACCAAGATTGTCATTCCCAAAGTCGCCATTCATCCCTTGTTGCTGTCCATTGTTCAATGGATCTTGCCTATTGCGCTCTTCTTTCTCTTTCTTCTTCAAGGCAGAGATGACACGATCAATAGCTGCGTTACGTTCTTGTTCTGAACATTTTGCAAGATATTGAAGAGAATCTTGAAGCTGAACAGCGTCCGTATAGGGTGCTAATTCATCTAATATCTTTGAACGTTCAGATAGCTGTTCATAATCTTTGCGATCCTTATCGAGTAGTCCGATGGCCTCTCCATAGCATCGTTTTGCATCACCAAAGCGTTCTTTTGCCCAGTAGAGATCGCCGAGATGGAGTAGTAACACACCCTTCTCAATACCACTCCTTGTCGCTTTCTTGTTTCCTTGCTCGTATGCGTTTATGGCTGCAAGCGTATCTCGTGTTGCAAGATATATGTTACCCATTGCATAATACACCTGATCAAGATACTCCTTATTATTGTCTGAAGACGCCATTTGCTTGAGCTTGCTAATCATCTTCTTAGTCTGTCCCTTAGCAGTAACTTCCGTCTGTGCAATACGTGCATTAAAGTCTAATTCGTAGGGAGGATTCGTACGAATAACTCGTTGGAAAGCTTTGTACGCCTCCTCATTCCTGCCGAGTGAACCCAATACTTGTCCGAGCAGATAGAGCTCACGAGCCTTCTGCTTCTTACGCATTTCATGCTTGATGACCTTTTGAAGATAAGGTACAGCCTTTTCCAACTCACCTGTATGTAGGTAATAATCAGCATAAGTATAGTCCCATTCTTTCACCGCTCGCCAATCCAACGAGTCACGTTGCATGTTGCGGATGATGTCTTCAGCGTCATAGAGCCAGTCTTGTTCTATGTAACATTTAGCCAGCCAGGCTCTTGCTTTCCCATAAATAGCCGGTTGTCCTTTGTATAGACGACTCATATAAGCAAAGGTTGCAGCAGCCTCTTCGAAAGCTCCTTTGTGAAACTGTGAACGTCCCATAAGCATCCACGCTTTCCAAAGAAAAGGATTGTATTCACCGCGTGATAACCACTCAATATCCTTTTCAGTCTTTCTTCTACTCTTAGTCCACTCTGGTCTTTTCTTTATGCTGTGCTTTGCAATGGCTTTTTCAGCTTTTTCTATAGCTCTATCGTAGTTCCCTTTTCCTAAGTCACGGCTGTTCTTATTGCCGACCGTATAGAGTGGGATGAGTTCTGTGAAGTTATCCTTGTTTCCATTCTCTTTCTCTAATGACCCATCAATATATGCTTGAGCCCCGTTATAGTAAACATTATAACGGGTATTGAAGGCATGCCACCAACGCGTCTGCGAGGTGTTATTCTTTGTTGAGCAACTAATAATTCCTAGGACACTGATTGTCAACAGAGAGAAGATAATATGTCTTTCGATTTTTTTCTTCACGTTTTCTTTGATGTTCTGTACAAAAGTAAGCGTCTTCAAACAGTGGTTGATATCAGACTTAATCTTCAATCATGGCTATCAACTCATCTTTAATTTGATTTGGAATGTTGATTTCGCGAAGGATGAGGCTTCTGTTCCAACCTTTTACTTCATTAGGCCGCATCGTATAGAGGACAGTCGCAAACTCTTCTACCTCCTCATCGGTGTATTGGTCTGACTGCCTCCCACGAAAGCGGTCGAGTTCTTCATCGTCATAGTATTCTATGTCTTTTATAGCGGCTTCCATCATACATACCTGCTCACATTTATCGTCGGTTCCATCACAGGAAGAACAGTCGCCAGAGGCAGACATTACAACATCAGGCTCACCAGCTTTCTTCTTGGTAAGTTTTGTTGCTATTGCTGCAATAATAGCTAAGATTAAGAGAGAAACAATGCCAATGAAGAATATATTCATCCTTTATTTTATTTTATTGTTTGTGCGACTGTAGGATTGGGTTAATCCACTTGTTCTATATGGAAACCAGCCTTACGTAAATCGTTCCAATAGTGAGGGTAAGATTTAGACACAACCTCTGGGTTATTGATGTGTATCTCACCCAATTTGATAGCGAGTGGTGCAAACGACATTGCCATTCGATGGTCTTCGTAGGTGTCAATGATAGGTTGTGACATCGGCTCACAGCGTTCGCCATCCCATGATAAGATGGTGCCATTATCTTCATGAAGTAGATAGCCTAACTTCTCCATCTCTCGCTTCATAGCGTCCATGCGGTCTGTTTCTTTAATTTTCAAACTCCCTAAGCCTGTGAAGTGGAAGGGTATTCCGAGTATTGCGCAGACTGCAATGAGTGGCTGAGCTAAGTCTGGGTGATTGGTAAAGTCATACTCCATCCTGTTCAGCATCCGTGAATGGCGTGTTAATATCGCTTCTGACAATCTATGAACGTCATCTTTGTTGAAACTTGTCTTGACACCCAATAGTGAGAAGATATATCGTACCGAAGAGTCACCTTGTCGAGAACCATCTTTCAATCCTTGCAAAACAACCTTTGAAGTCTGATCATCTTTGAGTGCAAGAATTTCATACCAGTAGCTGGCTGCGCTCCAGTCACTTTCTATGATGTAGGTGTGTTGCTGGTAAACCTGTGGGCTCACGCTGATAGTATCAAAATCTGACCATTCTGCTGATACACCGAACTCATGCATAAGATGTAGCGTGAGGTCAATGTAGGGGCGGGAAATGATGTTACCCGTTAATCGCAATTCTAAACCTTTTGTCAGGACAGGTGCAATCATCAGTAGTGCAGAAATATACTGTGAACTGACGTTACCCGGAATTTCTAATGTTCCTCCGTCAAGTTGTTTGCCACAGATATGGAGTGGGGGATAACCTTCCTCTCCAACATACTCAATATCTGCTCCTAAATATCGTAGTGCATCTACAAGGATACCAATCGGGCGATGTTTCATTCGTTCTGTGCCAGTGATTGTATATTCGCCATCAGTTACACTTAAGTAAGCAGTCATAAAGCGCATTGCTGTCCCTGCAGCTTTGATGTCGATAACATTTGATTGATGACTCAGCCCGCGAATGATGACCTCCGTATCATCACAATCTGATAGGTTCTCAGGCATCATCCCTCCCCTTGTGAGTGCCTGGATAATCAGTGCACGATTACTGATACTTTTTGAGGCTGGAAGCATGATAGAAGTATCAATATGTTCGGGGCATGTTATGATGTATTGCATGTATATTTAGTGCAGATTAATGATACGACAAAATTACAAAATAAACTTGGTATAGAATAAAAAGAAGTCCAAAAGTTTGCTAATATGATGGAAAGTAACTAATTTTGCATTGCTTTAAACGGAACGGGATGTAGTTCAGTAGGTTTAGAATGCTGGTCTGGGGGACCAGTGGTCGCCAGTTCGAGTCTGGTCATCCCGACAGAAAAATAACGACAATAAGGGCTACAACAAGTTTCTTTATTGTTTTTTTTTTTGATAATTGTACAGCAGTTAGTTGTGTATGCAGGCTTAGATGTCCTCTCATTGTTTTGAGCTAAAAAGTAGTTTTGAAATGTAGAGTCTCTTACTTTTTATGCTACTCAACACACTTCCTAGTTAAGGAAGGTTTCGCAATGCGTTCCTCAAAACACTTGTCATTCATCCTTCCAATCATTTGTCAGAATTCAGTTAAGCATCTACATTCATCTTAATTCGTTGCAATTAGTAATCAACAGCATGTTGTCTTTTTGTACTTTTATGTCTATGGAATAAACACGACAAAACTTTTGATGTATGAAAAGTATGATGGTAGAAAATCTTTGTATATCAAATCTTATTCGTATCTTTGCTACATCTGTAAAGATAATAAAACCAAAATCTATCATATTACATAAATAATAACAAACAAAATGGCTACAATGAGCGTAACCCCTTGGGCAAGTCTGTTGCAGGATTCTCTGCAGTTTATTCATATAAAAAACGCATTGAATGGCTCATCTTATTGGAAAGGATATGTAGGAAAGGGCGTGGCGTTGATCTTTGCCTGTTTTCTGTCAGGTCAGATGGTAAATGCACAGAACTTCAGAACTTTGCGCGATGTGAAGGTGCAAGAAACTGTACTTGACCTATCACAGACAGACTGTAAGGTGATTCCTCGCAATGCAATGCACTCTTGTCACCGTCTTACGTCGCTTATACTTCCCCCAAAACTTGATTCTATCGGTACGCAAGCGTTTTTTGCTTGTGACGGAATCAGTGGAAAATTACATTTCCCAGCAACTACGCGTGTGGTAGATGTATCAGCTTTTAATGGATGTCGTCAGTTGACAGAACTGTCTTTTGACGGTTCTACACGGATAGGTGCTTTCGCTTTTGCTAATTGTCGTGGACTCCGTGAAGTTCGTCTTTTGGCTGTTGTTCCTCCTTTTTGTGCTGACAATGCTTTTGATGGTATAGATCTTAGCCGTGTGAAACTTATCTTTCCTGCTAAAGCCAAGAAGGCATATCGTAACGCACCGGGCTGGCGTAATTTCTTCTCACGTCATGAAATGGAGAATGTATGCGACCCAGAGAATCTCCTTGTACCTCGTCCTCTCAAGTTGGAAGTTTACAAAAATAGTCTTCCTCTCGAATGGAAGGATGTTGTTGGAGTAGAGGCTCCACAGGAATTGAGTAATGAAAAGATGCAAGCTGAGCGTATCCTTGGTGAGCGAACAGCATATAAGAAGGGACGTAAAATAGGTCCGATGGTGCGTCTAGCACTTGATAAGTCGCTTACCAATGATGAGGCTTACACCTTGCAGGTCAATGATAAGGGAGTAACAATCAAAGGACGCACAGCAACCGGCGTGTTTTATGGACTGATGACACTCGAACAACTCTGTATTGGTAATGGTGTTTCATTACGTTCAGTGAAGATTCCTGCGCTCAATATTGCAGACGAACCACGTACGGCAATCCGTGAATTAATGGTCGACCCAGTGCGTCATTTTATTCCGTTTGATGACTTGAAGGGCTTTGTCGTTGAGATGGCACGCTATAAGTTTAATGCGCTTCATCTTCATTTGGTTGATGATCAGGCATGGCGTATAGAGATAAAGAAATTCCCAGAACTAATTGAAAAGGCGGCTGATCGTGTTGGAATGGATGATATGCCTGAGCGTATCAGCGGCTATTATACACAAGACCAGATGCGCGAATTGGTTCGTTTCGCAGCCCAGTACCATGTTATGGTAATCCCTGAGATTGAACTTCCAGGCCATGAAGTGGCTGCCGTTCATTGTTTCCCACAGTTGTCTTGTGCCAAGAAGCCTGTGCCTATTCGTTTGACCTGTGGTGTGAGCAATGAGTTACTTTGTCCTGCGGAACCCTTTGTTTATGAATTCCTCGATAATGTCCTTACTGAGTTAGCCGATGTGTTCCCAGCACCCTACGTTCATTTGGGAGGCGATGAGGCAGGACAGCCACCTTTGGGTGCTTGGACGGATTGCGCTGCTTGTACGGCATTGAAGAAGAAGGAAGGCTATACGGAGAACTGGCAGTTACAACAATATCTCTTCGATCTTGTGATTCATAAGCTTCAATCATTGGGAAAGACGCCTATGTATTGGTATGAGCAAGAGTTCAAGACAATACAACCTGGCTGTGTTGTTTATGCGTGGCGACATGGCTTGACGAAGACGGCTATTGATGCAGCTGTACGCAATAAGGCAAAGATAATGCTCTGTCCAGGTGAGCACTGCTACCTTGACTATCCACAGAATCGTGGCGATATGCCAGAGAAGAATTGGGGAATGCCGGTCACTACGCTTGAGCAGACTTATCGTCTTGACCCAGCGTGGGGACAGGATAACGTCTTTGTTCGTGATAATCTGCTCGGAGTGAGTGGAACGCTTTGGAGTGAATGTATCAATTCAACAGAACGAATTTATTATCAAGCATTCCCGCGTGCAGCCGCTTTGGCTGAGGCAGGTTGGAGTGTACCAGAACGTAGAAGTTATAAGGAGTTCCTCAAGCGAGTTCGTCCGTTGACAGATGATATGCAACGTCGTGGGGTTGCGGTAAACGTAAGATAGATTCTAATTGATGCTCTTCGGGCTGTAAAATGAATATCTTTACGACTCCGACTGATTATTTATAAAAGAATTATCATCACGTAGATAATGATTTATTTACGTGATGATAATTCTTTTTTTGTATGAAAGTAAATATTTATTATCGTGAAGAAAAATATTTATTTTCATGAAAATAATTCGTTAAAGGTTGAAACTGACGCCAGTAACGATCCATGCGCCTGGCTGTGAAACATTGCCATAGTCAACGTAATGGGTACCAAATAGGTTGTTTGCTTCAACGTATGCAGTCCACTTCTTTGCATTCCAAGTCATACGACTATCAACAACGCCATAGCTCTTATAGCTTTGTCGTTGGTTATTTGTATCAATATAGTTGCCCATACGATGTTGGAAGCGATAGTAGATGCCAAGGTCAAGATTGCGCCAGAGGTTCAACTGGAGATTACTAACAAACTTATTTTTCAGATATTCCAACGCATATTTGCTTACATAGCCTTGATCATCAATCCTCTTCTGGTGAATATAGCTATAAGCTACACCAAACTTCTTGAAGAACTTTTGTGATGGAAGAATCTGATAGAAGTCGAAATCGAGGGAAGCCTCCGTTCCGAAGTGCTTTATCTTTCCGAAGTTTACACTCTTCCATAGCACTGCTCCGTTAGCATCTAATGTGCCATCACTGATC harbors:
- a CDS encoding DUF4834 family protein, which produces MSIIAFILKFAFFIFIVFLALILWVVYVFYKQITRARRQFNPNGNQYQEPSSNENTIIDNRSMKERHKQIIPDSEGEYVDFTEVEDTES
- the tsaE gene encoding tRNA (adenosine(37)-N6)-threonylcarbamoyltransferase complex ATPase subunit type 1 TsaE is translated as MEIAIKSLETIHEAAKEFVKGMGDGKVFAFYGKMGAGKTTFIKALCEVLGVEDVITSPTFAIINEYTDGNGNPIYHFDFYRIKKLEEVYDMGYEDYFYSGNLCLLEWPELIEDILPENVIKVTIDEQPDGTRKLSC
- a CDS encoding bifunctional response regulator/alkaline phosphatase family protein — its product is MSNGLLLWVDDEIELLKAHIIFLEKKGYEVVTVSNGADAIDQCQTQTFDLVLLDEQMPGLSGLETLQRIKEIQPATPIVMVTKSEEEDIMNQAIGAKIADYLIKPVNPNQILLTLKKNIHQKEIVTEVTQSGYQQNYQQIAMQIADCRTFNDWKEAYRKLVHWELELSSADSNMTEMLKMQKEEANNGFAKYIAKNYLNWVAPQDNKINNSFSKLAGQNKKQQTNNDEDRPMLSTDIFKNKVFPLIDKGEKVFLIVIDNFRLDQWRILSKEIGDMFDIEEDLYMSILPTATQYARNAIFSGLMPKQIATMFPELWVDEDEEEGKNLNEEPLIQTQIERYRRHDKFSYYKINDSVGADKFMQQYNNLSQNDLNVLVVNFIDMLSHARTEMRMIRELASNESAYRSITLSWFQHSVLADIFKELAQSDYKVILTTDHGSIRTTNPVKIIGDRNTNTNLRYKLGKNLNYDARQVFAIKNPHLAQLPAPNLSTSYVFATGDSFFAYPNNYNYYVSYYKDTFQHGGISMEEMIVPIVTLSPRKR
- a CDS encoding tetratricopeptide repeat protein, translating into MKKKIERHIIFSLLTISVLGIISCSTKNNTSQTRWWHAFNTRYNVYYNGAQAYIDGSLEKENGNKDNFTELIPLYTVGNKNSRDLGKGNYDRAIEKAEKAIAKHSIKKRPEWTKSRRKTEKDIEWLSRGEYNPFLWKAWMLMGRSQFHKGAFEEAAATFAYMSRLYKGQPAIYGKARAWLAKCYIEQDWLYDAEDIIRNMQRDSLDWRAVKEWDYTYADYYLHTGELEKAVPYLQKVIKHEMRKKQKARELYLLGQVLGSLGRNEEAYKAFQRVIRTNPPYELDFNARIAQTEVTAKGQTKKMISKLKQMASSDNNKEYLDQVYYAMGNIYLATRDTLAAINAYEQGNKKATRSGIEKGVLLLHLGDLYWAKERFGDAKRCYGEAIGLLDKDRKDYEQLSERSKILDELAPYTDAVQLQDSLQYLAKCSEQERNAAIDRVISALKKKEKEERNRQDPLNNGQQQGMNGDFGNDNLGMPKSVNNRQGQDNTWYFYNPTAVQQGKITFQQLWGKRENIDNWQRINQSVVGKISNANRPFELTNEQRDSIMRIEAQQDSIKQSTDSLKNDPHKREYYLSQIPFTAEQLAQSNKILEDGLHHSGVIFKDRLDNLRLAEKALRRVSDNYPDYEQMDDVYYHLYLLYMRKNEPQLAENYVTQLSQKYPKSKWTALLTDPYYKQNLRFGVQIEDSLYAATYEAFKQGRYGEVAANTRISDSRFPMGANRDKFLFIGGLGKLNNGDPTGCVNDMKEVVQKYPNSRISEMAGMIVNGVQAGKKLRGGKFDLDDIWSYRANVMKDSDSIQQAKLSSERDIDFKFMLVYHPDSLKENKLLFELARFNFTNFLVRNFEIEIEDLNGMHLMQVSGFRSFDEAYQYARQLFASQTVVQQTDKGTKGVIISDKNLKLIGTIYSFKDYEAFYAKHFAPIVVTKRYLLSEPAEVANPRERDIQQEIEQKHANDPDLYPDTQDMPVDNTITFPDEDMKSTKTEQKIIEQNSNIFEIPVEKKKASTEGKKSTTENKPVIEEEKPIKEEKKSVLDDNSTYFIPEEEPTKPATPVTPNKTTTPITPNKTAKPAVPVRPTTPAKTTESMPSDRPTKPTTAKPKQPSTQKSQTTPIQKKKASDDGPIIYFGDDVPQQNKTNNKNNKKNQPIQNDIEDEYYDLEGF
- a CDS encoding 3-phosphoshikimate 1-carboxyvinyltransferase, yielding MQYIITCPEHIDTSIMLPASKSISNRALIIQALTRGGMMPENLSDCDDTEVIIRGLSHQSNVIDIKAAGTAMRFMTAYLSVTDGEYTITGTERMKHRPIGILVDALRYLGADIEYVGEEGYPPLHICGKQLDGGTLEIPGNVSSQYISALLMIAPVLTKGLELRLTGNIISRPYIDLTLHLMHEFGVSAEWSDFDTISVSPQVYQQHTYIIESDWSAASYWYEILALKDDQTSKVVLQGLKDGSRQGDSSVRYIFSLLGVKTSFNKDDVHRLSEAILTRHSRMLNRMEYDFTNHPDLAQPLIAVCAILGIPFHFTGLGSLKIKETDRMDAMKREMEKLGYLLHEDNGTILSWDGERCEPMSQPIIDTYEDHRMAMSFAPLAIKLGEIHINNPEVVSKSYPHYWNDLRKAGFHIEQVD
- a CDS encoding family 20 glycosylhydrolase — its product is MATMSVTPWASLLQDSLQFIHIKNALNGSSYWKGYVGKGVALIFACFLSGQMVNAQNFRTLRDVKVQETVLDLSQTDCKVIPRNAMHSCHRLTSLILPPKLDSIGTQAFFACDGISGKLHFPATTRVVDVSAFNGCRQLTELSFDGSTRIGAFAFANCRGLREVRLLAVVPPFCADNAFDGIDLSRVKLIFPAKAKKAYRNAPGWRNFFSRHEMENVCDPENLLVPRPLKLEVYKNSLPLEWKDVVGVEAPQELSNEKMQAERILGERTAYKKGRKIGPMVRLALDKSLTNDEAYTLQVNDKGVTIKGRTATGVFYGLMTLEQLCIGNGVSLRSVKIPALNIADEPRTAIRELMVDPVRHFIPFDDLKGFVVEMARYKFNALHLHLVDDQAWRIEIKKFPELIEKAADRVGMDDMPERISGYYTQDQMRELVRFAAQYHVMVIPEIELPGHEVAAVHCFPQLSCAKKPVPIRLTCGVSNELLCPAEPFVYEFLDNVLTELADVFPAPYVHLGGDEAGQPPLGAWTDCAACTALKKKEGYTENWQLQQYLFDLVIHKLQSLGKTPMYWYEQEFKTIQPGCVVYAWRHGLTKTAIDAAVRNKAKIMLCPGEHCYLDYPQNRGDMPEKNWGMPVTTLEQTYRLDPAWGQDNVFVRDNLLGVSGTLWSECINSTERIYYQAFPRAAALAEAGWSVPERRSYKEFLKRVRPLTDDMQRRGVAVNVR